The Geoglobus acetivorans genome window below encodes:
- a CDS encoding cytochrome c biogenesis protein CcdA, whose amino-acid sequence MMVSLLLSYIAGIISIFSPCVLPMIPVIFAGALGSWKRSVVIVTGMILFFMLAGTLASLLGKVSLIRYLAYAGLFVFGVILVSDELYMKYSAFTSRFTGRLRVPADSFLFGAFLGLIWSPCIGPIVGALLGFNAISSGTFEGTISMLFFGLGIATGIAIILKLGERSRVFLKYGEKIRKISGYIILVFLALLISGVYLQIELSLSRLIPL is encoded by the coding sequence ATGATGGTCTCATTACTGCTGTCATACATCGCCGGAATAATAAGCATATTCTCACCCTGTGTTCTGCCAATGATTCCTGTAATATTTGCTGGTGCTCTGGGCAGCTGGAAGAGGAGCGTGGTTATTGTAACAGGAATGATTCTGTTCTTCATGCTCGCCGGCACACTGGCTTCGCTCCTTGGTAAGGTCAGTTTGATCAGATACCTCGCATACGCGGGACTTTTTGTATTTGGAGTTATCCTGGTGTCTGACGAACTTTACATGAAGTATTCTGCATTCACATCAAGATTTACCGGAAGGCTCAGAGTCCCCGCAGATTCGTTTCTGTTTGGAGCATTTCTCGGTCTGATATGGTCACCCTGCATCGGTCCAATAGTCGGGGCATTGCTCGGATTTAATGCAATCTCATCAGGAACGTTTGAGGGTACGATCTCGATGCTATTCTTTGGACTGGGCATAGCAACAGGGATAGCGATCATTCTGAAACTCGGAGAGAGAAGCAGGGTGTTCCTCAAATACGGAGAAAAGATAAGGAAAATCTCTGGTTACATTATCCTCGTCTTCCTCGCATTGCTGATAAGTGGAGTGTATCTTCAGATAGAGCTTTCTCTCTCAAGACTGATTCCTCTTTAA
- a CDS encoding DUF7504 family protein, whose amino-acid sequence MGSILLIGEPGTGKTRLILKYMKYFDRVLWISTTESAPTVRRKFNNHNSNIWIVDTHTWDQQVKTTPQDIIVNNPLNLNEVSIAIGKALDNLKKDYFVVFDSISGLLLYHTPQKIIHFLRNIVVRMESDGSSGIFTLVKNAHDVQTQTSITLVFQNIVELERQINSDSVRRLIKIVRASQYVESEIGEMKITKDDVAIPDVLDQFIKAQLGIR is encoded by the coding sequence ATGGGTTCAATACTGCTGATAGGAGAGCCTGGCACAGGGAAAACGAGGCTGATCCTCAAGTACATGAAGTATTTTGACAGAGTTCTCTGGATTTCCACGACGGAAAGTGCGCCAACTGTAAGGAGGAAATTCAATAACCACAACTCAAACATCTGGATAGTTGATACGCACACCTGGGATCAGCAGGTGAAAACGACTCCGCAGGATATAATCGTCAACAACCCCCTAAACCTTAACGAGGTGAGCATTGCCATTGGCAAGGCTCTCGACAACCTAAAAAAGGATTATTTCGTTGTGTTCGATTCGATATCTGGTCTACTCCTCTACCACACGCCACAGAAGATAATACACTTCCTCAGAAATATAGTGGTGAGGATGGAATCGGATGGCAGCTCCGGAATATTCACCCTGGTTAAAAATGCTCATGACGTTCAGACCCAGACATCAATAACCCTTGTATTCCAGAACATAGTCGAACTTGAAAGACAGATAAACAGCGATTCTGTCAGAAGATTGATCAAAATAGTGAGAGCATCACAGTATGTTGAATCCGAGATTGGTGAGATGAAAATAACCAAGGATGATGTTGCCATCCCGGACGTTCTTGACCAGTTCATAAAAGCTCAGCTGGGAATAAGGTAA
- a CDS encoding aminotransferase class I/II-fold pyridoxal phosphate-dependent enzyme: MSRADLIKPSATMAISDKAKELRKQGKPVIDMGVGEPDFTTPSHIVEAACRALKEGKTKYAPVQGIPELREAIAEKMRKENGIDVQENSVIVTAGAKYAIYLAMQALIEQGDEVILLEPAWVSYEASVLLAGGKPVFVKHDDDFRDVNIEDQITEKTKMIVVNSPNNPTGVVYSKEFLKKVADLAIDHNLFVISDEVYEKIIFEGKHRSIASFDGMHSRTVTINALSKTYSMTGWRIGYAVASDDVITKMRKIQSHSTSSPTTFAQYAAVAALKGDQKCVEDMVSEFGKRRDVLLKGLKKLGYRFAPPDGAFYVFMDTGINGEEFSKRFLEEYYVAVTPGTGFGKSYPTWVRVSYATSMENIRDMLVRLEEFRNAYN; the protein is encoded by the coding sequence ATGAGCAGGGCTGATTTAATAAAGCCCTCTGCCACAATGGCCATATCCGACAAAGCAAAGGAACTCAGGAAACAGGGTAAGCCAGTCATAGACATGGGTGTTGGGGAACCGGATTTTACAACTCCCAGCCACATAGTCGAGGCTGCATGCAGAGCCCTGAAAGAGGGAAAAACCAAGTATGCTCCCGTTCAGGGCATACCTGAGCTTCGGGAGGCCATAGCAGAGAAAATGAGGAAAGAGAATGGAATAGATGTTCAGGAAAACAGCGTTATTGTTACGGCCGGAGCAAAGTATGCCATATACCTTGCAATGCAGGCTCTGATCGAACAGGGCGATGAAGTAATCCTGCTCGAACCCGCGTGGGTGAGCTATGAAGCAAGCGTTTTGCTTGCCGGTGGAAAGCCCGTCTTCGTCAAACACGATGACGACTTCAGAGATGTAAACATTGAAGATCAAATTACAGAAAAAACAAAAATGATCGTCGTAAATTCACCGAACAACCCCACGGGAGTAGTATACTCTAAGGAATTCCTGAAAAAAGTTGCAGATCTCGCAATTGATCATAATCTGTTCGTCATCTCAGACGAAGTATACGAAAAAATAATTTTCGAGGGAAAACACCGCAGCATCGCCTCGTTCGACGGAATGCACAGCAGAACCGTCACGATCAACGCACTCTCAAAAACATACTCCATGACAGGATGGAGAATCGGCTATGCTGTTGCAAGCGATGATGTAATCACAAAAATGAGAAAGATACAGTCACACTCAACGAGTTCTCCCACGACATTTGCACAGTACGCAGCGGTTGCCGCACTAAAAGGAGATCAAAAGTGTGTGGAAGACATGGTGTCAGAGTTTGGAAAGCGAAGAGATGTGCTGCTAAAAGGTTTGAAAAAGCTCGGTTACAGGTTTGCTCCACCCGATGGGGCTTTCTACGTATTCATGGACACAGGAATAAACGGCGAGGAGTTCTCGAAAAGATTTCTTGAGGAGTATTATGTGGCTGTAACACCCGGTACCGGGTTCGGAAAGAGCTACCCCACCTGGGTAAGAGTGAGCTATGCAACATCAATGGAGAACATAAGGGATATGCTCGTTCGTCTTGAAGAATTTCGAAACGCATATAACTGA
- the ribH gene encoding 6,7-dimethyl-8-ribityllumazine synthase, producing the protein MEKIRLGLVVAEFNRDITYMMEILAKEHAEFLGAEISEILRVPGVFDIPIAVKKILEKGNVDAVATLGSVIEGDTEHDEVVAQHAARKIMDLSLEYGIPVTLGISGPGMGRIAAQERIDYAKRAVEAAVKLVRRLREYEQG; encoded by the coding sequence ATGGAAAAAATTAGGCTCGGGCTTGTTGTTGCGGAATTCAACAGAGACATAACATACATGATGGAGATTCTCGCAAAAGAACATGCTGAATTTCTGGGAGCAGAGATTTCCGAAATTCTCAGAGTTCCGGGTGTATTCGACATACCAATTGCGGTTAAAAAAATTCTTGAAAAAGGCAATGTGGATGCTGTGGCTACCCTCGGCAGCGTTATTGAGGGTGATACAGAACATGATGAGGTTGTTGCCCAGCACGCTGCAAGAAAGATTATGGATCTCAGCCTGGAGTACGGCATTCCCGTAACTCTCGGAATAAGCGGTCCTGGAATGGGAAGAATTGCCGCACAGGAAAGGATAGACTATGCCAAAAGAGCAGTGGAGGCAGCAGTAAAACTCGTGAGGAGGCTAAGAGAATATGAGCAGGGCTGA
- a CDS encoding NCS2 family permease, producing MLVEARIMGLEDYFEFRKYGTDMRTEVIAGLTTFMTMSYIIFVNPLILSDAIGKDAIPSLVTATALSAGIATIIMGLYARKPFALAPGMGLNAYFTYGVVLGMGYSWEVALAAVFVEGLLFIVLSISGIRTAVINAIPPSQKYAIGAGIGLFLTLIGMKAAGIVVDSPATLITLGAENFGKPEFWVAMIGLVVAFLLMVRNIPGALLFSIVAATIFAIILGVSPAPESIIAPPTLDKTLFKLDLSGLLSVGAIGVVFAFFMVDFFDTLGTVAGLSAKAGFMREDGSIPDSEKILLTDAIGTSVGALLGTSTVTTYIESAAGIEEGGRTGMTALVVGLMFLVIGLFVSPIAQVIPAQATAPALMIVGFYMLTVVRDIDFDDLTEALPAFFVLVTIPYTYSIADGIGAGFISYVILKVVAGRYREVHPLMYVLALVFAAYFLYLGGVI from the coding sequence ATGCTCGTTGAAGCCAGAATCATGGGGTTAGAGGACTATTTTGAATTCAGGAAATATGGAACCGACATGCGAACAGAGGTTATTGCAGGGCTTACAACGTTCATGACAATGAGCTACATAATTTTCGTGAATCCACTGATCTTAAGTGATGCGATTGGAAAAGATGCAATACCGAGCCTTGTAACAGCAACTGCACTTTCAGCAGGTATAGCCACGATAATCATGGGACTGTATGCAAGAAAGCCATTTGCACTTGCTCCAGGAATGGGGTTGAATGCATATTTCACGTACGGTGTTGTGCTGGGAATGGGATACTCATGGGAGGTTGCTCTTGCTGCGGTTTTCGTTGAGGGTCTTCTGTTCATAGTGCTGTCCATTTCCGGAATCAGAACTGCAGTTATCAATGCCATCCCGCCGTCACAGAAATACGCAATTGGTGCTGGTATAGGTCTCTTCCTGACGCTCATAGGTATGAAGGCTGCAGGCATTGTTGTTGACAGTCCCGCCACACTCATAACCCTCGGTGCCGAAAACTTTGGAAAACCTGAGTTCTGGGTTGCAATGATTGGACTTGTTGTTGCGTTTCTCCTGATGGTCAGAAATATCCCCGGTGCGCTTCTGTTTTCCATCGTTGCTGCAACGATATTCGCTATAATTCTCGGTGTATCACCTGCACCGGAAAGTATAATTGCTCCCCCTACACTCGATAAAACGCTTTTCAAGCTCGATCTTTCAGGATTGCTGAGTGTGGGAGCAATAGGCGTTGTGTTCGCATTCTTCATGGTCGACTTCTTCGACACACTCGGAACGGTTGCCGGACTTAGCGCCAAAGCAGGATTCATGAGAGAGGATGGGAGCATACCGGACAGTGAGAAAATCCTGCTGACAGATGCTATAGGCACATCGGTTGGTGCGCTGCTGGGAACCTCAACCGTGACAACATACATAGAGAGCGCAGCAGGTATCGAGGAGGGCGGAAGGACGGGAATGACAGCACTTGTGGTTGGACTGATGTTCCTCGTGATCGGTCTCTTCGTCTCACCTATAGCGCAGGTTATCCCTGCACAGGCAACCGCCCCAGCTCTGATGATAGTTGGATTTTACATGCTGACGGTTGTTAGAGACATCGACTTTGATGATCTCACAGAGGCACTGCCGGCGTTCTTCGTACTTGTTACAATCCCATACACGTACTCAATCGCAGACGGTATTGGTGCAGGATTCATAAGCTATGTCATCCTGAAGGTCGTCGCGGGAAGATACAGAGAAGTACATCCGCTGATGTACGTGCTGGCACTGGTGTTCGCTGCCTACTTCCTGTATCTCGGCGGTGTGATTTAA
- a CDS encoding LEA type 2 family protein encodes MRKVLAALLLLTAVFLFGCIEPKITNVDKKWGAVNNDYSELIVGIDIDNPLPFLPLKDVESSIFVNGIQIASGNAEKISASRITLSIKIDNDRIKDFWISHLANDEKSTILIKAVPVINLFVTEYRYPVEMEQNLETNIFGMDFGDRSIAVAGREIFALKDIKAERGKVTSEYTEILVRGTAINNAPAKVDIEKLEYKITLNDVVVGQGTARISRTLEPGESVELQVPIMIDNSKIPEWWVTHVKNGEKTVAKVSAKLYIKTAGVGYSLDFGETSEFRTHLAD; translated from the coding sequence ATGAGGAAGGTTCTGGCTGCCCTCCTTCTGCTCACTGCAGTATTTCTTTTCGGATGCATCGAACCAAAAATAACCAACGTCGATAAAAAGTGGGGTGCTGTAAATAACGACTATTCCGAGCTAATTGTGGGGATTGATATAGACAATCCGCTTCCGTTTCTTCCGTTAAAGGATGTGGAATCGAGCATTTTCGTAAATGGAATTCAGATTGCGTCCGGAAATGCTGAGAAAATATCAGCGAGCAGAATAACTCTCAGCATAAAAATCGATAACGACAGGATAAAGGACTTCTGGATCAGTCATCTTGCCAACGATGAAAAAAGCACGATACTGATAAAGGCAGTTCCTGTAATCAATCTTTTTGTCACTGAATACCGCTATCCTGTCGAGATGGAGCAGAATCTCGAAACGAATATTTTCGGAATGGATTTCGGAGACAGATCAATCGCTGTAGCTGGAAGAGAGATATTCGCTCTCAAAGATATAAAAGCAGAGAGGGGCAAGGTTACCAGCGAATACACGGAGATACTTGTTAGGGGGACAGCAATCAACAATGCTCCGGCCAAAGTTGATATTGAAAAGCTGGAATACAAAATTACATTGAATGATGTGGTTGTGGGACAGGGAACGGCCAGGATTTCCAGAACACTCGAACCGGGAGAATCTGTTGAGCTGCAGGTGCCAATCATGATTGATAATTCTAAGATTCCGGAATGGTGGGTAACCCATGTGAAAAACGGAGAGAAAACTGTGGCAAAAGTCTCTGCCAAGCTTTACATAAAGACGGCTGGAGTCGGTTACAGCCTTGATTTTGGGGAAACGAGCGAATTCAGGACTCATCTGGCAGATTAG
- a CDS encoding thioredoxin domain-containing protein: protein MKKKPVLYLVTFLSGVLIAMMLFLSAGGEYSNQKPEALEGAKMYYFYADWCPHCQKVKPYVTEMAKSYDIVFCNLTAGENTLSQECLEIAKQVRIPGVPTILAVKDNKGYLFVGEDQILNLTRAAGIEVKE, encoded by the coding sequence ATGAAAAAGAAGCCGGTTTTGTATTTAGTTACATTTTTGTCAGGCGTACTGATTGCCATGATGCTCTTTCTATCCGCCGGAGGCGAATACAGCAATCAAAAGCCGGAAGCCCTCGAGGGGGCAAAGATGTATTATTTCTATGCTGACTGGTGTCCTCACTGTCAGAAGGTCAAACCCTATGTAACCGAGATGGCTAAGAGCTATGATATTGTTTTCTGCAACCTCACCGCCGGAGAAAATACGTTGAGTCAGGAGTGTCTGGAGATCGCAAAGCAGGTCCGGATCCCGGGAGTTCCCACCATTCTTGCGGTCAAGGATAATAAGGGGTATCTGTTCGTAGGAGAGGATCAGATCCTCAATCTCACAAGAGCTGCAGGGATAGAGGTGAAGGAATGA
- a CDS encoding HD domain-containing protein, which produces MRDLDVKNIHDSVHGTIRLEDWMVEIIDTPEFQRLRRIKQLGFADLVYPGANHTRFEHSIGTLYVAKMLTDDAEILASALLHDIGHAPFSHSGEGIVRKYLGKEHEDVRDILMNSRIREILEENGMDWKNVARGILKPPVSSVIDVDRIDYLMRDSHYTGVAYGIVDFDRLIKTLDFDGENVYVSIKGVRAIESLLISRYLMYSAVYHHHVCRIAKKMFEKAVEWMISENELDPRRLVEMDDHDIISAMRNSCGFPKEIVSRLDSRRLYKRAVYAPKQDIGINIEKIDTKRAEREIAEVVGLDEHEIIVDVPGYRSEEYDIPVYVNGEFVSVEEISPLVRALKNAHMQNWRMGVYCPAEHVDSVRKTSIDYFDINTSTQQKLSDILDL; this is translated from the coding sequence ATGCGAGATTTGGATGTGAAGAACATTCATGACTCCGTCCATGGCACCATCAGGCTTGAGGACTGGATGGTAGAGATTATCGACACTCCTGAATTCCAGAGGCTCAGGAGGATCAAGCAGCTTGGCTTTGCGGATCTCGTTTATCCCGGAGCCAACCACACTCGATTTGAGCATAGCATAGGAACGCTGTATGTAGCGAAAATGCTCACCGATGATGCTGAGATCCTCGCCTCTGCCCTCCTCCACGATATCGGACACGCCCCTTTCAGCCATTCCGGAGAGGGCATCGTGAGGAAATATCTCGGAAAAGAGCATGAGGATGTTAGGGACATTCTGATGAACTCCAGAATAAGGGAGATTCTCGAGGAAAACGGAATGGATTGGAAAAATGTTGCAAGAGGTATTTTGAAACCTCCGGTTTCGAGTGTGATCGATGTTGACAGGATAGACTATCTGATGAGAGATTCGCACTACACAGGAGTTGCTTACGGGATAGTGGATTTCGACAGGCTCATTAAAACGCTGGATTTCGATGGCGAAAACGTCTATGTCAGCATAAAGGGTGTGAGGGCGATTGAAAGCCTGCTGATCTCCCGTTATCTAATGTATTCTGCCGTATATCATCATCACGTTTGCAGAATTGCCAAAAAAATGTTTGAGAAAGCCGTAGAATGGATGATCTCAGAAAATGAGCTTGATCCCAGAAGACTCGTTGAAATGGATGATCATGATATAATCTCTGCAATGAGAAACTCGTGCGGATTTCCTAAGGAGATAGTTTCGAGACTTGACTCCAGAAGACTGTACAAGAGGGCAGTATATGCTCCAAAACAGGATATTGGTATTAACATAGAGAAGATTGACACAAAAAGGGCAGAGAGAGAAATTGCCGAAGTTGTCGGACTGGATGAGCATGAGATCATAGTGGATGTGCCGGGATACAGAAGTGAGGAATATGACATTCCTGTTTACGTAAATGGGGAATTCGTGTCCGTTGAGGAAATATCTCCTCTTGTCAGGGCGCTGAAAAATGCACACATGCAGAACTGGAGAATGGGTGTGTACTGTCCTGCGGAGCATGTTGACTCCGTGAGAAAAACTTCTATAGATTACTTTGACATAAATACCTCCACACAGCAGAAACTATCCGATATTCTCGATCTCTGA
- the aroE gene encoding shikimate dehydrogenase: MTDVFGVIGFPIKHSLSPVMHNAALKRLNYDGIYVPFEVKPEELETAVSGMKSLNIKGINVTIPHKEKIIEFFNPEKEVQEIGAANTVDLKSGKCYNTDVYGILEAINAAEIEVNGLKVLIVGAGGAAKASIYALRDTSRVYITNRTETKGRAVAGKFGAEFVPLHALERHKFDLIVNATPLGMKGFQSAMPVPLSLIKKALAVFDMVYNPPSTPLVSAGRKFGCRIVSGIDMLVYQGARAFEIFTGQKAPVDVMKKAVISEIENIG, translated from the coding sequence ATGACCGACGTTTTCGGTGTCATAGGATTTCCGATTAAGCACTCTCTATCACCCGTTATGCACAATGCTGCACTGAAGCGTTTGAATTATGATGGGATCTACGTTCCTTTCGAAGTTAAACCTGAAGAGCTCGAAACAGCAGTTTCAGGCATGAAATCACTGAACATCAAGGGCATAAACGTTACTATCCCGCATAAAGAAAAAATCATCGAGTTTTTCAATCCGGAAAAAGAAGTTCAGGAAATAGGAGCCGCAAATACAGTGGATCTGAAAAGCGGGAAGTGTTACAACACAGACGTTTATGGAATACTTGAAGCAATTAACGCTGCAGAAATTGAAGTCAATGGGTTGAAAGTGCTGATTGTTGGGGCTGGTGGAGCTGCAAAAGCCAGTATTTACGCTCTCAGAGATACCAGCAGAGTTTACATAACCAACAGGACAGAAACGAAGGGCAGAGCGGTTGCCGGAAAATTCGGTGCTGAGTTCGTTCCATTACATGCTCTGGAAAGGCACAAATTCGATTTAATAGTCAACGCAACCCCACTGGGCATGAAGGGGTTCCAGAGCGCTATGCCCGTACCGCTGAGCCTGATCAAAAAAGCCCTTGCTGTGTTCGATATGGTCTACAACCCGCCATCCACACCACTGGTTTCGGCTGGCAGAAAATTTGGCTGCAGGATCGTCAGCGGGATTGACATGCTCGTATATCAGGGTGCCAGAGCATTCGAAATATTTACCGGACAGAAAGCTCCGGTCGATGTGATGAAAAAAGCTGTAATATCAGAGATCGAGAATATCGGATAG
- a CDS encoding NAD(+)/NADH kinase — MKIGIVYKFDSVEIAREVAEFLEKYGYQAELHHIPSCALEDCGMIVTVGGDGTILRTLQELKNPPPIFGINTGRMGILTHASPENYGAELLRAAEGKLRIEEFMRIEASHKDVRVTALNEVAVVSSVQARLIEFEVYADGELIESMRADGAIFSTPTGSTAYSLSAGGPIIDPYSEAICFTPISPFRIGWRPWVLSPERLVKIRISELRDALAIADGNKSMEVGAGEEVIIKKSENPARFFEKSSRITDMVAKMRSMK; from the coding sequence ATGAAAATCGGAATAGTTTACAAGTTTGACTCGGTTGAAATCGCCAGAGAAGTCGCAGAATTTCTCGAAAAATATGGATACCAGGCAGAACTGCACCACATACCATCATGCGCACTTGAAGACTGCGGCATGATCGTTACAGTGGGGGGAGATGGTACAATTCTCAGGACTCTGCAGGAACTGAAAAACCCACCTCCCATATTTGGCATCAATACAGGCAGGATGGGTATTCTGACTCATGCATCCCCGGAAAACTATGGCGCAGAGCTGCTCAGGGCTGCGGAGGGTAAACTCAGAATAGAGGAGTTCATGAGGATTGAGGCATCACATAAGGACGTGCGAGTTACCGCCCTGAATGAGGTTGCTGTTGTCTCCTCAGTTCAGGCAAGACTGATAGAGTTCGAGGTCTATGCAGATGGAGAGCTTATCGAGTCCATGAGAGCTGACGGGGCAATATTCTCGACACCCACAGGCTCGACCGCCTACTCGCTTTCAGCGGGTGGACCAATTATCGACCCCTACTCAGAGGCTATCTGCTTTACACCGATTTCACCATTCAGAATCGGATGGAGGCCCTGGGTGCTGTCCCCAGAAAGGCTGGTAAAGATAAGAATCTCGGAACTCAGAGATGCACTGGCAATAGCAGATGGAAACAAATCAATGGAGGTCGGAGCCGGGGAGGAAGTTATAATCAAAAAGTCTGAGAATCCAGCCAGATTTTTTGAAAAATCTTCGAGAATAACAGATATGGTAGCAAAAATGAGGTCAATGAAATGA
- a CDS encoding inositol monophosphatase family protein, with translation MTPKEALEISRSVAEEIEREVKKLSGTSEAGVTVGIGKDGTPSKKIDVIAEKIAIEYLLQHDVRVVSEEAGVVGEGDTYVALDPIDGTFNAVNGIPLYSVTLCFSSSIKLEDTFFSYVKNLATGDEYYSDGRSYKNGERINASETERLDCNAIVYYPVRRYPFRRMRIFGSASLEICMVADGSFDCFIDLRKSENGRGYLRVYDIAASLFIAKNAGAEITDLDGVSIWKKEISMEERFRVVVSGKPLHKKLLELL, from the coding sequence ATGACCCCGAAAGAAGCTCTTGAGATTTCAAGGAGCGTTGCTGAAGAAATAGAGAGAGAAGTGAAAAAACTTTCAGGTACTTCTGAAGCTGGAGTGACAGTTGGTATCGGAAAGGATGGGACGCCCAGCAAGAAAATAGACGTCATAGCAGAGAAAATAGCCATTGAATATCTCCTACAGCACGATGTGAGGGTTGTCAGTGAGGAGGCAGGCGTGGTTGGTGAAGGCGATACATACGTCGCACTCGACCCCATAGACGGGACATTTAATGCGGTGAATGGTATTCCATTATATTCTGTAACACTGTGCTTTTCATCCTCTATAAAGCTCGAAGACACATTTTTCAGCTATGTGAAAAACCTTGCAACCGGTGATGAATACTACTCTGACGGAAGGTCATACAAAAACGGAGAGAGGATAAACGCCAGCGAGACTGAGAGGCTGGACTGCAACGCAATAGTTTACTATCCTGTTAGAAGATATCCATTCAGGAGGATGAGGATATTCGGCAGTGCCTCCTTAGAAATCTGCATGGTCGCCGATGGGTCCTTCGACTGCTTCATTGACCTGAGAAAATCGGAAAACGGGAGGGGGTATCTGAGGGTGTATGATATAGCTGCATCACTATTCATCGCCAAAAATGCAGGTGCAGAGATCACGGATCTGGACGGTGTCAGCATTTGGAAAAAAGAGATTTCCATGGAAGAGAGGTTCAGGGTTGTGGTTTCCGGAAAACCCCTGCACAAAAAATTGCTCGAGCTGTTATGA
- a CDS encoding thiamine pyrophosphate-dependent enzyme — protein MNLFGPGHGACPGCGFPIAVRGALEALDGKAIVVNSTGCLEIVSSMYNRNTWGVPYVHSLFENAGAVAAGVEAALRALKREDEAHVVVFAGDGATFDIGFGTLSGMMDRNHNVIYICYDNEAYQNTGNQQSMATPTGAATTTTPVGNILPGKVGRKKDMVGIAVAHGIPYVASASIAYPKDFQRKVKRAAEFKGAKYIQVHSPCVTGWGIDGKLTVEVAKLAVETGLYPLVEYENGQLVRVRKIKERKPVTEYLKLQRRFRHLFSHPKGQEIIEELQRVADENAKKYGLDA, from the coding sequence ATGAACCTTTTTGGTCCCGGGCATGGAGCCTGCCCCGGATGCGGCTTTCCAATAGCAGTAAGGGGCGCTCTGGAAGCTCTCGATGGTAAGGCCATTGTGGTCAACTCAACCGGTTGCTTGGAAATCGTAAGCTCAATGTACAACAGGAACACATGGGGAGTGCCTTACGTTCATTCCCTCTTCGAGAATGCTGGAGCAGTTGCGGCAGGTGTTGAAGCTGCTCTGAGAGCCTTAAAAAGAGAAGATGAGGCCCATGTTGTCGTTTTCGCAGGAGATGGTGCAACCTTCGACATCGGCTTCGGCACCCTGTCAGGAATGATGGACAGAAATCACAACGTAATCTACATCTGCTATGACAACGAGGCCTACCAGAACACTGGAAATCAGCAAAGTATGGCGACTCCGACGGGAGCGGCAACAACCACCACACCGGTCGGAAATATACTTCCGGGGAAGGTCGGAAGGAAGAAGGACATGGTTGGTATTGCAGTTGCCCATGGTATCCCTTACGTGGCATCCGCAAGCATAGCATATCCAAAAGACTTTCAGAGGAAGGTCAAACGAGCAGCAGAATTTAAGGGAGCCAAATACATCCAGGTTCACTCCCCATGCGTAACGGGATGGGGAATAGATGGCAAGCTCACAGTGGAAGTGGCAAAGCTCGCAGTGGAGACCGGACTATACCCACTTGTGGAATACGAGAACGGGCAGCTTGTTAGAGTGAGAAAAATCAAAGAACGAAAACCCGTAACTGAATACCTCAAGCTGCAGAGAAGGTTCAGGCATCTGTTCAGCCATCCAAAAGGTCAGGAAATTATAGAGGAGCTTCAGAGAGTTGCTGATGAAAACGCAAAGAAATACGGGCTTGACGCCTGA